In one Thermanaerovibrio velox DSM 12556 genomic region, the following are encoded:
- a CDS encoding chromate transporter, with protein sequence MPALADAGLLGAAAGFLKIGIMAFGGGISTVPLMRHEMIAQGLLEPGQFLTLLGLSQVTPGPLVINGATLLGFYKGGFIGAALCTMSAISGPLALLYVTKRTFSANPNLADRLDKAIRGPITGLLMMAFVYMAKPSVTDPMGVLLFLCSLGAASMGPLKRLYPLVVLAAGLAGAFLFSRPR encoded by the coding sequence GTGCCTGCTTTGGCAGATGCGGGCCTGTTAGGGGCTGCGGCGGGGTTTCTTAAGATCGGCATCATGGCCTTTGGGGGCGGTATATCCACGGTGCCGCTCATGAGACACGAGATGATAGCCCAGGGTCTCCTGGAACCCGGGCAGTTCCTAACCCTCCTTGGGCTGTCCCAGGTGACCCCGGGTCCCCTGGTGATAAACGGAGCCACCCTTTTGGGGTTCTACAAGGGAGGGTTTATCGGGGCGGCCCTGTGCACCATGAGCGCCATATCGGGTCCCCTGGCGCTTCTTTACGTCACAAAACGGACCTTCTCCGCCAACCCCAACCTGGCGGACCGGTTAGATAAGGCCATAAGGGGTCCCATAACGGGGCTCCTGATGATGGCCTTCGTGTACATGGCAAAGCCCTCCGTCACGGATCCCATGGGGGTTCTTCTTTTCCTCTGCTCCCTCGGAGCCGCAAGCATGGGCCCCCTTAAGAGGCTCTATCCCTTAGTAGTGCTGGCCGCGGGGCTCGCAGGGGCCTTCCTGTTCTCCCGTCCCCGGTAA
- a CDS encoding family 1 encapsulin nanocompartment shell protein has product MDILKRSFAPISEEAWRVLDDQARVVLKDNLSARRFVDVVGPMGWDFHGFGTGKLVLPEGQQKGAVQYGIRQFQPMVEARVSFEMNIWDLDDIVRGAKDVDLSPLEEAARKIAAFEERAVYHGLEDGCIEGLFKGAAASMDLNLSKSKDMIAGVAKAVRSMETLVKGPFALVGGDKLFSAIDSFYEPYPMRKNLLSLVEKLVYAPLLDGALLVSLAGGYTELALGQDLSLGYESHDSSVVRLFFTETFAFRILEPRAVTVLKLK; this is encoded by the coding sequence ATGGATATTCTCAAGAGGAGCTTTGCGCCCATAAGCGAGGAGGCCTGGAGGGTTTTGGATGACCAGGCCCGGGTGGTGTTGAAGGACAACCTGTCCGCCAGGAGGTTCGTGGACGTGGTGGGTCCCATGGGGTGGGACTTCCATGGCTTCGGCACGGGCAAGCTGGTGCTCCCGGAGGGTCAGCAGAAGGGGGCGGTGCAGTACGGGATCCGGCAGTTCCAGCCCATGGTGGAGGCCCGGGTGTCCTTTGAGATGAACATATGGGACCTGGACGACATCGTCCGGGGCGCCAAGGACGTGGACCTTTCCCCCCTCGAGGAGGCGGCCAGGAAGATAGCCGCCTTCGAGGAGAGGGCGGTCTACCATGGCCTGGAGGATGGCTGCATAGAGGGTCTCTTCAAGGGGGCCGCCGCCTCCATGGATCTGAACCTGTCCAAGAGCAAGGACATGATAGCTGGGGTAGCCAAGGCGGTGAGGTCCATGGAGACCTTGGTGAAAGGGCCCTTTGCCCTGGTGGGGGGAGATAAGCTCTTCTCCGCCATCGACTCCTTCTACGAGCCTTACCCCATGAGGAAGAACCTGTTGAGTCTGGTGGAGAAGCTGGTCTACGCCCCGCTCCTGGACGGGGCCCTGCTGGTCTCCCTGGCAGGGGGGTACACGGAGCTCGCCCTTGGGCAGGACCTGTCCCTGGGCTACGAGTCCCACGACTCCAGCGTGGTGAGGCTCTTCTTCACCGAGACCTTTGCCTTCCGCATACTGGAGCCCCGGGCTGTAACGGTGCTGAAGCTGAAGTAG
- a CDS encoding encapsulin-associated ferritin-like protein produces MGYFEPAGELRPEDRDISRALASLREEVEAIDYYHQRAALTADQELKALLIHNRDEEIEHAAMCVEWLRRKIPAMDEALRTYLFTQAPVTQVEEAASGGAGRDGAPSKETSGSLGIGKL; encoded by the coding sequence ATGGGATACTTTGAGCCCGCAGGCGAACTTCGTCCGGAGGACCGGGACATCTCCCGGGCCCTTGCGAGCCTCAGGGAAGAGGTGGAGGCCATAGACTACTACCACCAGAGGGCTGCTCTAACCGCGGATCAGGAGCTGAAGGCCCTCTTGATCCACAACCGGGACGAGGAGATAGAGCACGCCGCCATGTGCGTGGAGTGGCTGCGCCGGAAGATCCCCGCCATGGACGAGGCCTTGAGGACCTACCTCTTCACCCAGGCGCCGGTTACCCAGGTGGAAGAGGCGGCCAGCGGAGGCGCCGGCAGGGATGGGGCCCCCTCGAAAGAGACGTCGGGTTCCCTGGGGATAGGCAAGCTGTAG